One part of the Girardinichthys multiradiatus isolate DD_20200921_A chromosome 10, DD_fGirMul_XY1, whole genome shotgun sequence genome encodes these proteins:
- the si:dkey-21c1.4 gene encoding uncharacterized protein C17orf80 homolog, with protein sequence MTSEVCPFCGKTYKRLKSHLPHCKAAPPTTQDVTAAQEPSSHPAAVLSKTTAKAKKAKQMSSVAADLLPERSKKVSLKPVQLAAPANGSSSSSSFASTLPSSKKTKQTQTLVDQIRTTALSTSPSSPLFSSLSKPKKSLRSLIEAAKSENIAKETLKGTRSASKDSSRTSDRTKIKAVADSFKVTSVFSVPAEIKANEESKMKVPKMKDVFSTTKYTSDFLDSNVNKNNTSRVRENFWVNGEGETKESSVNGLFSKPGNGNQMKVTLQDVKATLGRANSHRQSGRPSILCRITAADNPSSDITLDTDISRAPLGDQKHAANVLATPTNEPDKQLSTAKQPRALQLFQEKSKPPFLIPPQDADHQLEPASACADVQQRRSSTLCLNERLKATPYKGLLSVLAPFNQFSSHLLPPAAAQCLPGMVEDLQHDFRKKHGAEKRTEGLLTQRNLGQVRLKELPDWLASRTPGRPRDAVEMVQRGWLWYYRRYIDVKKGGVGGLSMLLAGYCVLSYIWSYPHIKLSRWRKYH encoded by the exons AGGTTTGTCCGTTCTGTGGAAAAACTTATAAAAGACTAAAGAGTCACCTTCCACACTGCAAGGCGGCTCCTCCAACCACCCAGGACGTCACAGCCGCTCAGGAACCTTCTTCCCATCCGGCTGCAGTGTTGTCCAAAACAACCGCAAAGGCAAAGAAAGCCAAGCAAATGTCCTCAGTGGCAGCAGATCTACTACCGGAAAGGAGCAAAAAGGTATCATTAAAACCAGTGCAATTAGCAGCACCAGCTAATgggtcatcttcatcatcaagTTTTGCATCTACCCTGCCATCTTCTAAGAAGACGAAGCAAACACAGACGCTGGTTGATCAAATTAGGACAACAGCCCTCTCTACCTCTCCATCTTCTCCACTGTTCTCTTCCTTGTCAAAGCCAAAGAAGAGTCTCCGTTCTTTGATAGAAGcagcaaaatctgaaaatattgcAAAAGAAACATTGAAGGGAACCAGGTCAGCCTCAAAAGATTCGAGTAGAACCAGTGACCGAACAAAGATTAAAGCAGTTGCAGACTCATTTAAAGTCACCAGTGTTTTTTCAGTGCCTGCAGAAATTAAAGCGAATGAAGAATCAAAGATGAAGGTGCCGAAGATGAAGGATGTTTTTTCGACAACCAAATATACCTCTGACTTCCTTGACTCTaacgtaaataaaaataatacaagtcGTGTAAGAGAAAACTTCTGGGTGAATGGTGAGGGGGAGACCAAAGAGAGTTCTGTGAATGGGTTATTCTCAAAACCAGGAAATGGTAACCAGATGAAAGTTACCCTCCAAGATGTTAAAGCCACACTCGGCAGAGCCAACAGCCATCGGCAGTCCGGCCGGCCGAGCATCCTGTGCCGCATCACGGCTGCTGACAACCCGAGTAGCGACATCACGCTCGACACTGATATCAGTCGTGCCCCACTTGGAGACCAAAAACATGCCGCAAACGTTTTGGCAACACCCACAAATGAGCCAGATAAGCAGCTCAGCACCGCAAAACAACCGAGAGCACTGCAACTTTTTCAGGAAAAGTCCAAACCACCTTTTTTAATCCCACCCCAGGATGCTGATCATCAGCTGGAACCAGCTTCAGCATGTGCAGACGTACAGCAAAGAAGAAGTAGTACGCTGTGCTTGAATGAGCGCCTGAAGGCAACCCCTTACAAAGGACTCCTCTCAGTACTAGCACCTTTCAACCAGTTCTCCAGCCATCTTCTCCCTCCTGCTGCAGCACAGTGTTTGCCTGGGATGGTTGAGGATTTACAGCACGACTTCAGGAAGAAACACGGTGCTGAAAAGCGGACAGAAG GATTGCTGACACAGCGGAATCTGGGCCAGGTGAGACTGAAGGAGCTGCCTGATTGGCTGGCCAGCAGAACACCTGGACGTCCAAGAGATGCTGTAGAAATGGTGCAAAGAG GCTGGCTGTGGTATTACAGAAGGTACATTGATGTAAAGAAAGGCGGCGTCGGTGGACTGAGCATGCTGCTGGCAGGATACTGTGTGCTCAGCTACATCTGGAGTTACCCCCATATAA agtTGAGTCGTTGGAGGAAATATCATTAA